One Rhinolophus sinicus isolate RSC01 linkage group LG06, ASM3656204v1, whole genome shotgun sequence DNA window includes the following coding sequences:
- the LOC109450388 gene encoding aldehyde dehydrogenase family 3 member B1 isoform X4, with the protein MSGTEVKGVVKDSRSPSTLGMDPFSDTLQRLREAFRSGRTRPAEFRAAQLKGLGRFLQDHKELLQEALAQDLHKSFFESDLSELILCQNEVNLALKNLHSWMKDEPVAKNLLTQLDSAFIRKEPFGLALIISPWNYPVNLSLLPLVGALAAGNCVVLKPSEISQGTEKVLAEVLPLYLDQSCFAVVQGGPEETQQLLKHKFDYIFFTGSPRVGKIVMAAATEHLTPITLELGGKNPCYVDDNCDPQTVANRVILFRCYNTGQTCVAPDYVLCSPEMQERLLPAMQSAITRFYGDDPRSSPNLGRIINEKHFQRLQGLLGCGRVAIGGQSDERDRYIAPTVLVDVQQTEPVMQEEIFGPILPILNVRSLDEAIDFINRREKPLALYAFSTRNKSLRALLLSA; encoded by the exons GATGGACCCCTTCTCAGACACACTGCAGCGACTGCGGGAGGCCTTCCGCTCAGGGCGGACGCGGCCTGCTGAGTTCCGGGCTGCGCAGCTCAAGGGTCTGGGCCGCTTCCTGCAGGACCACAAGGAGCTTCTGCAGGAGGCGCTGGCACAGGACCTGCACAAG TCATTCTTTGAGTCGGACTTGTCCGAGCTCATCCTATGCCAGAACGAGGTCAATCTGGCCCTCAAGAATCTACACTCCTGGATGAAGGACGAGCCGGTGGCCAAGAACCTG CTCACACAGCTGGACTCCGCCTTCATCCGGAAGGAGCCCTTCGGCCTGGCGCTCATCATCTCCCCCTGGAACTATCCTGTGAACCTGAGCTTGTTGCCCCTGGTGGGCGCCCTCGCTGCAG GAAACTGTGTGGTGCTGAAGCCATCAGAAATAAGCCAGGGCACAGAGAAGGTCCTGGCCGAGGTGCTGCCCCTGTACCTGGACCAG AGCTGCTTTGCTGTGGTGCAGGGCGGCCCTGAGGAGACGCAGCAGCTGCTGAAACACAAGTTTGACTACATCTTCTTCACAG GGAGCCCTCGAGTTGGCAAGATTGTCATGGCCGCTGCCACCGAGCACCTGACACCCATCACGCTGGAGCTGGGGGGCAAGAACCCCTGCTACGTGGACGACAACTGCGACCCCCAGACCGTGGCCAACCGCGTGATCTTGTTCCGCTGCTACAACACGGGCCAGACCTGCGTGGCCCCCGATTACGTGCTGTGCAGCCCTGAAATGCAGGAGCGGTTGCTGCCTGCCATGCAGAGTGCCATCACCCGTTTCTATGGCGACGACCCCAGGAGCTCCCCAAACCTGGGCCGCATCATCAATGAGAAGCATTTCCAGAGGCTGCAGGGCCTGCTGGGCTGTGGCCGCGTGGCCATCGGAGGCCAGAGCGACGAGAGGGATCGCTATATCG CGCCCACAGTGCTGGTGGACGTGCAGCAGACGGAGCCGGTGATGCAGGAGGAGATCTTCGGGCCCATCCTGCCCATCCTGAACGTGAGGAGCCTGGACGAGGCCATCGACTTCATCAACCGTCGGGAGAAGCCCCTGGCCCTGTACGCCTTCTCCACCAGGAACAAG AGCCTGCGGgcccttctcctctctgcctgA